The sequence ACATCTTTCTTATCAACAACTCTTGTTATCTGGTCGATCTGCCGGGGTACGGCTTTGCCAAGGCGCCAAAGCTGGTCAGGGACCGTCTAGATAAGCTGATCTACTGGTATCTTTTTGATTCGAAGTATAAACAAAAAAAGGTGGTCCTAATAATAGATGCCAAGATAGGCCCAACAAAAGACGATCTGGACGTACTTCGCGGCCTGGAGGACCAGAAAAAGAACATTGTGGTCGTTGCCAACAAGATGGACAAGATCAAAAAGTCGGAATGTAAACCTCACCTCCAAAAGATAGAGGCCCTAGTAGGCGCTCACACTTTTATCCCTTATTCGGCTGAAAAGAAGATAGGCGTGGGGAAGCTGATCAATGAGCTGTTCGTTAACCAGTAACGGGTCCTAGCAAGAAGAAGCGAAGAAGTTCGCGGCCGCAAGATAGATGGGTCAGTAAAATAAAAGATGTAAAATAGCCCCTGCTAGAGCAGGGGCTATTTTTTCGGCTACTCTGGATAGGCCGAGTTAGAACCTGTTTGCTAATTCGTTCGGATCGCTAGTTGGGAACCTGCTATAGGCATGGTGCGAGGTCAAGGCTAGCGTAGCAACCCTCGCCTGTTGGGCATTGGTCCGGCGTCTTGCATGATTTTCCGCAGGTCTTGTTC comes from Deltaproteobacteria bacterium CG11_big_fil_rev_8_21_14_0_20_49_13 and encodes:
- a CDS encoding YihA family ribosome biogenesis GTP-binding protein, translated to MKITSAKFIRGIVGADRIMEDKLPQIAFIGRSNVGKSSVINSLTSQKKLARSSSYPGCTQQINIFLINNSCYLVDLPGYGFAKAPKLVRDRLDKLIYWYLFDSKYKQKKVVLIIDAKIGPTKDDLDVLRGLEDQKKNIVVVANKMDKIKKSECKPHLQKIEALVGAHTFIPYSAEKKIGVGKLINELFVNQ